In a single window of the Paratractidigestivibacter faecalis genome:
- a CDS encoding MFS transporter codes for MYGAIMVSYGIMQFLSSPILGALSDRFGRKPVLLTGIFGLSIMQFVPAFTSSLPLVLASRIAGGMLSANLVVAQAYIADITPKQQRSAAFGKIGASTDSPS; via the coding sequence CTGTACGGCGCGATCATGGTGAGCTACGGCATCATGCAGTTCCTCTCCTCGCCGATCCTCGGCGCGCTTTCAGACCGTTTCGGCCGGAAGCCCGTACTGCTCACCGGTATCTTCGGCCTCTCCATCATGCAGTTTGTGCCGGCCTTCACGTCGTCGCTCCCGCTTGTGCTCGCGTCCCGCATCGCGGGCGGCATGCTGTCCGCGAACCTCGTCGTCGCCCAGGCCTACATTGCGGACATCACGCCGAAACAGCAGCGCTCCGCCGCTTTTGGGAAGATCGGTGCGTCTACGGACTCGCCTTCGTGA